A single region of the Montipora capricornis isolate CH-2021 chromosome 13, ASM3666992v2, whole genome shotgun sequence genome encodes:
- the LOC138029418 gene encoding calcium-responsive transcription factor-like: MSKKLKTDIISGKKPQVERRIYVHLPKEDDHKDHIIGEVGGILQPINKRLDVKIEELVGEGVKTFDEMKRHLRQFVKMELFPGQAPPASTNRCYYPIDVDVTNHMYKASVKKMLSKTDQEHMQKKHSPKQKRECHFTWAARSHWLLFSAFVDYQMIYKNMFSATMANAKNGIIQNVLKYQTG, from the exons ATGTCTAAAAAGCTAAAGACCGACATAATCAGTGGAAAGAAACCCCAGGTTGAACGAAGAATATATGTTCATTTACCAAAGGAGGATGATCACAAAGATCACATCATTGGAGAGGT TGGTGGTATTCTGCAGCCAATAAACAAAAGGCTTGATGTGAAGATTGAAGAGCTTGTTGGTGAAGGTGTGAAAACTTTTGATGAAATGAAGAGACATCTgagacaatttgtaaaaatggAACTATTTCCAGGGCAAGCTCCACCAGCATCAACAAACAGATGCTATTACCCAATAGATGTGGATGTCACGAACCACATGTATAAGGCTTCAGTGAAAAAAATGCTGTCAAAAACTGATCAGGAACACATGcagaagaaa CATTCCCCAAAACAGAAAAGAGAGTGCCATTTCACTTGGGCAGCAAGAAGTCACTGGTTGCTATTTTCTGCGTTTGTAGACTACCAAATGATATACAAGAATATGTTCAGTGCAACAATGGCAAATGCAAAGAATGGTATCATccaaaatgtgttaaaatacCAGACTGGGTAA